A portion of the Microbacterium hominis genome contains these proteins:
- a CDS encoding MFS transporter: MEQVLTRTTLVQWRTAIFTIFLVCGVGFASWASRLPAVKVDLGANDFQIGVLLFVIGVASIIGLSLANLVVARWGARRGMYVTVIGFAGGMVVAGMGVEYAQSFGVTAVGLALMGLCMSATDVMMNVEAAAVEQASGKTLMPLFHAFFSFGTVAGAGVGIAMAAWSVGVGWHLTGAAIAVLIAGLVALRFVPHRAIAHDDDDAPVSTRRERFGQILEVWRDPRTYAIGAIMLGMAFAEGSANDWLTIAMVDGHGETEAVGAIALTVFSVAMTAFRVLGGPLVDRLGRVWTLRILAVLSAAGLIMFILAPSLPIAFVGIALWGAGASLGFPLGMSAAADDPKKAAASVSAAATIGYIAFLCGPPVLGWISHQVGILPTLWVIVGLIVMSGLASGAAKPIAGSTVGAGHVRH; the protein is encoded by the coding sequence ATGGAACAGGTTCTCACCCGCACGACCCTCGTGCAGTGGCGCACGGCGATCTTCACGATCTTCCTCGTGTGCGGCGTCGGCTTCGCCTCGTGGGCTTCGCGCCTGCCGGCGGTCAAGGTCGACCTGGGTGCGAACGACTTCCAGATCGGTGTGCTGCTGTTCGTCATCGGCGTCGCCTCGATCATCGGACTCTCGCTCGCGAACCTCGTCGTCGCGCGCTGGGGCGCCCGTCGGGGCATGTACGTCACCGTGATCGGATTCGCCGGCGGCATGGTGGTCGCGGGCATGGGCGTCGAGTACGCGCAGTCGTTCGGCGTGACCGCCGTGGGCCTCGCGCTGATGGGGCTGTGCATGAGCGCGACCGACGTCATGATGAACGTCGAGGCCGCCGCCGTCGAGCAGGCCAGTGGCAAGACGCTGATGCCGCTGTTCCACGCCTTCTTCTCCTTCGGCACGGTCGCCGGCGCCGGCGTCGGCATCGCGATGGCCGCGTGGAGCGTCGGGGTCGGCTGGCACCTCACCGGCGCCGCGATCGCCGTGCTCATCGCCGGACTGGTCGCCCTGCGGTTCGTGCCGCACCGCGCCATCGCGCACGACGATGACGACGCCCCGGTCTCGACCCGCCGCGAGCGGTTCGGCCAGATCCTCGAGGTGTGGCGCGACCCGCGCACCTACGCGATCGGCGCGATCATGCTCGGCATGGCGTTCGCCGAGGGCAGCGCCAACGACTGGCTCACGATCGCCATGGTCGACGGCCACGGCGAGACAGAGGCCGTCGGCGCGATCGCCCTGACCGTGTTCTCGGTCGCGATGACCGCGTTCCGCGTGCTCGGCGGTCCGCTCGTCGACCGCCTCGGTCGCGTGTGGACACTGCGCATCCTCGCGGTGCTCTCCGCCGCGGGCCTCATCATGTTCATCCTCGCCCCGTCTCTGCCGATCGCCTTCGTGGGCATCGCCCTGTGGGGTGCGGGCGCCTCGCTCGGCTTCCCGCTCGGCATGTCGGCAGCCGCCGACGACCCGAAGAAGGCCGCCGCCTCGGTGTCGGCCGCCGCGACGATCGGGTACATCGCGTTCCTGTGCGGACCGCCCGTGCTCGGCTGGATCAGCCACCAGGTCGGCATCCTCCCCACCCTCTGGGTGATCGTCGGCCTCATCGTCATGTCGGGCCTGGCCTCCGGCGCAGCCAAGCCGATCGCCGGTTCGACCGTCGGCGCCGGACACGTCCGGCACTGA
- a CDS encoding Na(+)/H(+) antiporter subunit C, translating into MESSLVLIVVMAVLFACGVYAMLERSLTRVLIGFLLLGNAANLLLLIVMGQPGIAAFYGAGDTEDMSDPLPQALMLTAIVITFAVSAFLLALIYRSWQLGQADTVTDDEADLEVRERTAADEDLIDDATEIEDEDDDATTDFDVITGSGTPGATASGTAEEER; encoded by the coding sequence ATGGAGTCGTCGCTCGTGCTCATCGTCGTGATGGCGGTCCTCTTCGCCTGCGGTGTCTACGCGATGCTCGAACGCAGCCTCACGCGCGTGCTCATCGGATTCCTGCTGCTCGGGAACGCCGCCAACCTGCTGCTGCTGATCGTGATGGGACAGCCGGGGATCGCCGCCTTCTACGGAGCCGGCGATACCGAGGACATGTCCGATCCGCTGCCGCAGGCGCTCATGCTCACGGCGATCGTCATCACGTTCGCGGTGTCGGCGTTCCTGCTCGCCCTCATCTACCGGTCGTGGCAGCTCGGCCAGGCCGACACCGTCACCGACGACGAAGCCGACCTCGAGGTGCGCGAGCGCACCGCCGCCGACGAGGACCTCATCGACGACGCGACCGAGATCGAAGACGAAGACGACGACGCCACGACCGACTTCGACGTGATCACCGGCTCGGGCACCCCGGGTGCGACCGCCTCCGGCACGGCGGAGGAGGAACGATGA
- a CDS encoding bifunctional lysylphosphatidylglycerol flippase/synthetase MprF: MTSSDATTVVPPRSRRVVAALARIPATLAMLAALLLAGVIGAGLWAPFEDGPWWDAVAYGLPALQEGRWWTPVVGTFFVNQPWVYVFTIASFAGMAFLESLRGWRVALAYFWVGQLFAVLGSALLLSALSLMPWAWAQTQATALDVGPSGGTMACIAAAVGLFVSPWRVRAWLVLLGFVFVAMLFWGELADLEHLLAVVLVLFVDRSLRVQHTTVREQRLIAFIAVLVLGAVQIISALVPTDGLFGTTEPATGGFIDFAVDTAIILFVANGLRRGRRWAWVVTLIISILNILTAGLVITAIVITTQAQVEATIDGETELALASGVLWLLMLVYLVWVRGAFRSRRRSRIGQPPPPGVDEVKEALRTHGGGTLSWMTTWDGNSYARTAGGIVTYQRRLGVALALADPLGPESSRAASISEFIRMSETAGLIPCFFSADESSRAAVPPTWRSLVVADDTIVDLPGLEFTGKRWNSVRTALNRAGREEMTFRLTRLKEEPWGVQQQLRAISEMWVGDKGLPEMGFTLGTLVEAEDPEVRLALAVSPSGDVDGFLSWLPVYAGDGKVRGWTLDLMRRREGGFGPVMEFLIGMSARTFSDEGAQIMSLSGAPLAHDYPEDAGMIASLSDRLADMLEPVYGFRSLHRFKEKFHPRYETLYLLYRDEADLSRIGGALTRAFLPEATLRQFAGAGLELVRGDKD, from the coding sequence ATGACCTCGTCGGATGCCACCACCGTCGTCCCGCCGCGCTCCCGCCGGGTGGTCGCCGCGCTCGCCCGCATCCCGGCGACCCTCGCGATGCTCGCGGCGCTGCTTCTGGCCGGGGTGATCGGCGCGGGCCTGTGGGCGCCGTTCGAGGACGGCCCCTGGTGGGATGCGGTGGCCTACGGCCTCCCAGCCCTGCAGGAGGGGAGATGGTGGACTCCCGTGGTCGGCACGTTCTTCGTGAACCAGCCCTGGGTCTACGTCTTCACGATCGCGAGCTTCGCCGGCATGGCGTTCCTCGAGTCGCTGCGGGGCTGGCGCGTCGCCCTCGCGTATTTCTGGGTGGGTCAGCTGTTCGCCGTGCTGGGCTCCGCGCTCCTGCTGTCCGCCCTCTCGCTGATGCCGTGGGCGTGGGCGCAGACCCAGGCGACCGCGCTCGATGTCGGACCCTCGGGCGGCACGATGGCGTGCATCGCCGCCGCGGTGGGTCTGTTCGTCTCCCCGTGGCGCGTGCGCGCCTGGCTGGTGCTGCTCGGATTCGTGTTCGTCGCGATGCTCTTCTGGGGCGAGCTCGCCGACCTCGAGCACCTGCTCGCCGTGGTGCTCGTGCTGTTCGTCGATCGGTCGCTGCGCGTGCAGCACACGACGGTGCGCGAGCAGCGCCTGATCGCGTTCATCGCGGTGCTCGTGCTCGGGGCCGTGCAGATCATCTCGGCGCTCGTCCCCACCGATGGCCTGTTCGGTACGACCGAACCTGCCACGGGCGGCTTCATCGACTTCGCCGTCGACACCGCGATCATCCTCTTCGTGGCGAACGGCCTGCGCCGCGGCCGGCGCTGGGCGTGGGTGGTCACGCTCATCATCAGCATCCTCAACATCCTCACCGCCGGCCTGGTGATCACCGCGATCGTGATCACCACCCAGGCTCAGGTCGAGGCGACGATCGACGGCGAGACGGAGCTCGCCCTCGCCAGCGGCGTGCTCTGGCTGCTGATGCTCGTTTACCTGGTCTGGGTGCGCGGGGCGTTCCGCTCGCGGCGCCGCTCCCGCATCGGCCAGCCGCCCCCGCCCGGTGTCGACGAGGTGAAAGAGGCGCTGCGCACCCACGGCGGCGGCACACTCTCCTGGATGACGACGTGGGACGGCAACTCCTACGCGCGCACCGCCGGCGGCATCGTCACCTATCAGCGGCGCCTGGGCGTGGCGCTGGCATTGGCGGATCCCCTCGGGCCGGAGTCGTCGCGCGCGGCATCCATCTCGGAGTTCATCCGCATGTCCGAGACCGCCGGTCTGATCCCCTGCTTCTTCAGCGCCGACGAGTCGAGTCGCGCGGCCGTGCCGCCGACGTGGCGGAGCCTCGTGGTCGCCGACGACACGATCGTCGATCTGCCGGGCCTGGAGTTCACCGGCAAGCGCTGGAACTCGGTGCGCACCGCGCTCAACCGCGCGGGCCGCGAGGAGATGACGTTCCGCCTGACGCGGCTCAAGGAGGAGCCCTGGGGCGTTCAGCAGCAGCTGCGGGCAATCTCGGAGATGTGGGTCGGCGACAAGGGCCTGCCCGAGATGGGCTTCACACTCGGCACGCTCGTCGAGGCCGAGGACCCGGAGGTGCGCCTCGCGCTGGCCGTCTCGCCGTCGGGCGATGTCGACGGCTTCCTGTCGTGGCTGCCGGTCTACGCCGGCGACGGGAAGGTGCGCGGCTGGACCCTCGACCTCATGCGCAGGCGCGAAGGCGGATTCGGACCCGTGATGGAGTTCCTCATCGGCATGTCGGCGCGCACGTTCTCCGACGAGGGCGCGCAGATCATGTCGCTGTCGGGCGCGCCGCTGGCACACGACTACCCGGAGGATGCCGGCATGATCGCGTCGCTGAGCGACCGGCTCGCCGACATGCTCGAGCCGGTGTACGGCTTCCGCTCGCTCCACCGATTCAAGGAGAAGTTCCACCCGCGATACGAGACGCTGTACCTGCTGTACCGCGACGAGGCGGACCTCTCCCGCATCGGCGGGGCGCTCACGCGTGCGTTCCTGCCCGAGGCGACACTGCGCCAATTCGCCGGCGCAGGCCTGGAGCTCGTGCGCGGCGACAAGGACTGA
- a CDS encoding Na+/H+ antiporter subunit A — MLLILGAFAIVPLLLPWLVGRVGARAFYVAAVLPAVAFVHAVLQTPDVMAGDIPFQSLTWIRPLGIDLSMRMDTLSWLMTLIVTGVGALVMLYCRWYFQGGREGVGQFSAVLLAFAGAMYGLVLTDDLVVLVMFWEVTSVLSYLLIGYYNRRAASRRAALQALLVTTLGGLVMLIGVVLIVVDAGTSSISQLLTAPPTGAVIDAALVLVLVGALSKSAIFPFHFWLPGAMAAPTPVSAYLHAAAMVKAGIYLIARLAPVFALSPAWRPIVIALGVFTMLLAGFQALRETDLKRVLAFGTVSQLGMLTVVLGYGTRDVALAGLALLLSHALFKSALFLVVGVIDHQVSTRDIGDLSGIGRKAPALAGASIVAVASMAGVIPTIGFVAKEGVLASLLHEATGGEVWAWVALIGIVVGSALTMAYGLRFVWGAFWTKKEADGSRREPTEWPRPSAGFVAAPVVLAALTLVAGAFAGWLDGAFAPYADLAPESSPGIPAPEHPAHLALWHGLEPALWISLSTLAVGAVVFWVMPRGAWNRRMLPFSAADGYNLVLRAVAKVSVAVTSFTQRGSLPVYVGTIFVVLVAAEGTALIAGGAWQAQLAAYQNPMQLFAAPIMIAAGLIAVRARKRYTGVVLVSVTGLGMVVLFATSGAPDLALTQILVETVTLVAFALVLRRIPSRMGDHNASVWPVARAVLAGAVGATMAAVAIVATSARVDAPISTEWTDLAYELGHGRNTVNVALVDMRGWDTMGELSVLILAATGVASLVFVTHRADTLPTLTAPLPLSGLRSRVPLVETAEGVRPRGRGDSRQQAWLVGGQRVSPESRSIILEVIVRILFHTIIVVSLYLLFAGHNLPGGGFAGGLVAGMALVMRYVAGGRFELGAAAPTDAGRLLGVGMTIAVACAIVPLLFGVAPLTSAFFEVEVAVLGHIEFVTSTIFDIGVYLVVIGLVLDVLRSLGAEVDRQRLASTSPAARGVSV, encoded by the coding sequence ATGCTCCTCATCCTCGGCGCGTTCGCGATCGTCCCCCTGCTTCTTCCCTGGCTCGTGGGCCGCGTCGGCGCCCGGGCGTTCTACGTCGCAGCCGTCCTTCCCGCCGTCGCCTTCGTGCACGCCGTGCTGCAGACGCCCGACGTCATGGCGGGAGACATTCCGTTCCAGTCATTGACCTGGATCCGGCCGCTCGGCATCGACCTGTCGATGCGCATGGACACGCTCTCGTGGCTGATGACGCTCATCGTGACGGGCGTCGGCGCCCTGGTGATGCTCTACTGCCGCTGGTACTTCCAGGGCGGCCGCGAAGGCGTCGGGCAGTTCTCGGCCGTGCTGCTCGCGTTTGCGGGTGCCATGTACGGCCTCGTGCTCACCGACGACCTCGTCGTGCTGGTGATGTTCTGGGAGGTCACGAGCGTGCTCTCCTACCTCCTCATCGGCTACTACAACCGCCGTGCCGCGAGCCGCCGCGCCGCGCTTCAGGCGCTTCTGGTGACGACCCTCGGCGGCCTGGTGATGCTCATCGGCGTGGTGCTGATCGTGGTGGATGCCGGCACCTCGAGCATCTCGCAGCTGCTGACCGCGCCCCCCACAGGTGCCGTCATCGACGCGGCGCTCGTGCTGGTGCTCGTCGGTGCGCTCAGCAAGTCCGCGATCTTCCCGTTCCACTTCTGGCTGCCCGGAGCCATGGCGGCGCCGACCCCCGTGAGCGCCTACCTCCACGCGGCCGCGATGGTGAAGGCGGGCATCTACCTCATCGCACGGCTCGCGCCCGTGTTCGCGCTGTCGCCGGCCTGGCGACCCATCGTCATCGCCCTGGGCGTGTTCACGATGCTCCTCGCCGGATTCCAGGCGCTGCGCGAGACCGACCTCAAGCGTGTGCTCGCGTTCGGCACCGTGAGCCAGCTCGGCATGCTCACGGTCGTGCTCGGCTACGGCACGCGCGATGTCGCGCTCGCGGGCCTGGCGCTACTGCTCAGCCACGCCCTCTTCAAGTCGGCGCTGTTCCTCGTCGTGGGCGTGATCGACCACCAGGTCTCCACCCGCGACATCGGCGACCTGAGCGGCATCGGGCGCAAGGCGCCGGCGCTCGCCGGTGCGTCGATCGTCGCGGTCGCCTCGATGGCGGGGGTCATCCCGACGATCGGCTTCGTCGCCAAGGAGGGCGTACTCGCGTCTCTGCTGCACGAGGCCACCGGCGGCGAGGTCTGGGCGTGGGTCGCGCTCATCGGCATCGTCGTCGGCAGTGCGCTCACGATGGCCTACGGCCTGCGCTTCGTCTGGGGCGCTTTCTGGACGAAGAAGGAGGCCGACGGCTCCCGCCGTGAGCCCACCGAGTGGCCGCGTCCGTCGGCCGGCTTCGTCGCCGCACCCGTCGTGCTCGCCGCGCTCACCCTCGTCGCCGGCGCCTTCGCCGGCTGGCTCGACGGCGCCTTCGCTCCCTACGCGGATCTCGCGCCGGAATCCAGCCCCGGAATCCCCGCGCCCGAGCATCCCGCCCACCTGGCCCTGTGGCACGGACTCGAGCCCGCACTGTGGATCTCGCTGTCCACCCTCGCCGTCGGCGCCGTGGTGTTCTGGGTCATGCCGCGCGGCGCCTGGAACCGGCGCATGCTCCCCTTCTCGGCCGCCGACGGCTACAACCTCGTGCTGCGGGCCGTGGCGAAGGTGTCGGTCGCGGTCACGAGCTTCACCCAGCGCGGGTCGCTGCCGGTGTACGTGGGAACGATCTTCGTCGTGCTCGTCGCCGCTGAGGGCACGGCGCTGATCGCGGGAGGCGCGTGGCAGGCCCAGCTGGCTGCGTATCAGAACCCCATGCAGCTGTTCGCCGCGCCGATCATGATCGCCGCAGGGCTCATCGCCGTGCGGGCGCGCAAGCGCTACACCGGCGTGGTGCTCGTGTCCGTCACGGGCCTGGGCATGGTGGTGCTGTTCGCCACGAGCGGCGCACCCGACCTCGCGCTCACGCAGATCCTCGTCGAGACGGTGACCCTCGTCGCCTTCGCGCTCGTGCTGCGGCGCATCCCCTCGCGCATGGGAGATCACAACGCGTCGGTGTGGCCCGTCGCCCGCGCCGTGCTCGCCGGTGCCGTCGGCGCGACCATGGCCGCCGTCGCGATCGTGGCGACCTCGGCGCGCGTCGACGCGCCCATCTCGACGGAGTGGACCGACCTCGCCTACGAGCTCGGCCACGGCCGCAACACCGTGAACGTCGCGCTCGTCGACATGCGCGGATGGGACACGATGGGCGAGCTGTCGGTGCTCATCCTCGCCGCGACGGGCGTGGCATCCCTCGTCTTCGTCACCCACCGCGCCGACACGCTGCCCACGCTCACCGCGCCACTGCCCCTCTCGGGCCTCCGATCGCGCGTGCCGCTGGTGGAGACCGCCGAAGGCGTGCGCCCGCGCGGCCGCGGCGACTCCCGGCAGCAGGCGTGGCTCGTGGGCGGGCAGCGCGTGAGTCCGGAGAGCCGCTCGATCATTCTCGAGGTGATCGTGCGCATCCTCTTCCACACGATCATCGTCGTCTCGCTCTACCTGCTGTTCGCGGGCCACAACCTGCCGGGAGGCGGGTTCGCAGGCGGCCTGGTCGCCGGCATGGCCCTGGTCATGCGGTACGTCGCGGGCGGCCGATTCGAGCTCGGGGCCGCGGCGCCGACCGATGCGGGCCGGCTGCTGGGCGTCGGCATGACGATCGCGGTCGCCTGCGCGATCGTGCCGCTGCTGTTCGGCGTGGCGCCGCTGACGAGCGCCTTCTTCGAGGTGGAGGTCGCCGTGCTCGGCCACATCGAATTCGTCACCTCGACGATCTTCGACATCGGCGTGTACCTCGTCGTGATCGGGCTCGTGCTCGACGTGCTGCGCAGCCTCGGCGCCGAAGTGGACCGGCAGCGCCTGGCATCCACCTCGCCCGCCGCTCGGGGGGTGAGCGTCTGA
- a CDS encoding HAD hydrolase-like protein: MPHRSPWTCILWDVDGTIVDASDGILRRLTITLEHFGRRPPTRAELVHWIGPPMYESFQVNVGMTPEQSSEAVAFYRVLGKADGYTTGAKLFDGVGDLIHEVHAAGIPQATASSKPEIQVVALMDHFDLSTSFTAIVGATPDEKTLSAKSDIVAEALRRLRSAGVDTSRPVLIGDRHHDVEGGAEHGVPVIFVRWGFSWPHEADGAQAAVDDVSQLRDLLLFPDAASSASPSAEHHGDVAADA; the protein is encoded by the coding sequence ATGCCACACCGCTCGCCCTGGACCTGCATTCTCTGGGACGTGGACGGCACGATCGTCGATGCGTCCGACGGGATCCTGCGCCGGCTGACGATCACGCTCGAGCACTTCGGCAGGCGTCCGCCGACGCGCGCCGAGCTCGTGCACTGGATCGGCCCGCCCATGTACGAGTCGTTCCAGGTCAACGTCGGCATGACGCCGGAGCAGTCGTCCGAGGCGGTGGCGTTCTACCGGGTGCTCGGCAAGGCGGACGGGTACACGACCGGCGCGAAGCTGTTCGACGGCGTAGGCGATCTGATCCACGAGGTGCACGCCGCCGGCATCCCGCAGGCGACGGCGAGTTCGAAGCCCGAGATCCAGGTGGTCGCGCTCATGGACCACTTCGATCTGTCGACATCGTTCACCGCGATCGTGGGCGCGACCCCCGACGAGAAGACCCTCAGCGCGAAGAGCGACATCGTGGCCGAGGCGCTGCGCCGCCTCCGGTCCGCGGGCGTCGACACGAGTCGTCCGGTGCTGATCGGCGACCGCCACCACGACGTCGAAGGCGGCGCCGAGCACGGGGTCCCGGTGATCTTCGTCCGCTGGGGGTTCAGCTGGCCGCACGAGGCAGACGGGGCGCAGGCCGCGGTCGACGACGTCTCGCAGCTGCGCGATCTGCTGCTGTTCCCGGATGCCGCGAGCTCGGCATCCCCTTCCGCCGAGCATCACGGAGATGTCGCCGCCGATGCCTGA
- the nucS gene encoding endonuclease NucS, with amino-acid sequence MRLVIARCSVDYTGRLSAHLPLATRLLVHKGDGSLLVHSDGGSYKPLNWMSPPCRLEVEKPDEESASAGVQEHWRVTHAKTGDALLVRIYEVLHDSSHELGIDPGLQKDGVEADLQRLLAEQVEVIGDGLTLVRREFPTAIGPVDLLLRDPAGGTIAVEVKRRGDIDGVEQLTRYLELLGRDPHLAPVTGVFAAQEIKPQAKVLAADRGIRCVTLDYEGMKGIESGAPRLF; translated from the coding sequence ATGCGCCTCGTCATCGCCCGCTGCTCCGTCGACTACACCGGCCGGCTCTCGGCGCACCTGCCGCTCGCGACGCGGCTGCTCGTGCACAAGGGCGACGGCTCGCTGCTCGTGCACTCCGACGGCGGCTCGTACAAGCCGCTCAACTGGATGAGCCCGCCCTGCCGGCTCGAGGTCGAGAAGCCCGACGAGGAGTCCGCGTCGGCGGGCGTGCAGGAGCACTGGCGCGTCACCCACGCGAAGACGGGGGATGCCCTCCTCGTGCGCATCTACGAGGTGCTGCACGATTCGTCGCATGAGCTCGGCATCGACCCCGGGCTGCAGAAGGACGGCGTGGAGGCCGATCTGCAGCGTCTGCTCGCCGAGCAGGTCGAGGTCATCGGCGACGGGCTCACGCTCGTGCGCCGCGAGTTCCCGACGGCGATCGGCCCGGTCGACCTTTTGCTGCGCGACCCGGCGGGCGGCACGATCGCCGTCGAGGTCAAGCGCCGCGGCGACATCGACGGCGTCGAGCAGCTCACGCGCTACCTCGAGCTGCTCGGCCGCGACCCTCACCTGGCGCCCGTGACAGGCGTGTTCGCCGCACAGGAGATCAAGCCCCAGGCGAAGGTGCTCGCCGCCGACCGCGGCATCCGCTGCGTCACGCTCGACTACGAGGGCATGAAGGGGATCGAGTCGGGAGCCCCGCGCCTGTTCTGA
- a CDS encoding Na+/H+ antiporter subunit D → MNLTAIAPALVPLLVTLPLLGAAIALIAGRHRRTQVVVSVVTLSVVCLIAATLLTVVDVGDQPIAVSVGDWPIPYGIVLYVDRLAALLVMVSSIVLLAVLLFSVGQGAADGDDDTPVSIFHPSYLILAAGIFTAFIAGDLFNLYVGFEILLVASFVLITLGSTESRIRTGVVYVVVSLVSSILFLAAIAMIYGALGTVNIVQIAERMTQLPQETQFVLHVLLLVAFSIKAAIFPLSFWLPDSYPTAPAPVTAVFAGLLTKVGVYAIIRTETAMFLDNNVNFALMIAALATMIVGVLGAVAQAELKRILSFTLVSHIGYMIFGLAIATPAAIGATIYYMVHHIVVQTTLFLAVGLVERKAGSTSILRVKGLMRGAPLIAVLYFVPAVNLGGLPPFSGFIGKFALFDAAAQVGTPIMIVLIVGGILTSLLTLYALMRAWNLSFWREEDDSAETEARISYLGDAPAAGVQTEKRVIPRIMTAATAGMVGATIALTVFAGPLYDICTRIGGALLEPVTLQQLQQEHEDSTGGDDKAVTP, encoded by the coding sequence ATGAACCTCACCGCCATCGCCCCCGCGCTCGTGCCGCTCCTGGTCACGCTGCCGCTCCTCGGCGCCGCCATCGCCCTCATCGCGGGGCGCCATCGTCGCACGCAGGTGGTCGTGTCGGTCGTGACGCTCTCGGTCGTGTGCCTCATCGCCGCGACGCTGCTGACCGTGGTCGACGTGGGCGACCAGCCCATCGCGGTGTCGGTGGGCGACTGGCCGATCCCGTACGGCATCGTGCTCTACGTCGACCGGCTCGCGGCGCTGCTGGTCATGGTGTCGAGCATCGTGCTGCTCGCCGTGCTGCTCTTCTCGGTCGGGCAGGGTGCGGCCGACGGCGACGACGACACCCCGGTGTCGATCTTCCACCCGTCGTACCTGATCCTCGCGGCGGGCATCTTCACCGCGTTCATCGCGGGCGACCTGTTCAACCTCTACGTCGGCTTCGAGATCCTGCTCGTCGCCTCGTTCGTGCTCATCACGCTCGGCTCGACCGAGTCGCGCATCCGCACCGGCGTCGTGTACGTCGTCGTCTCCCTCGTCTCGTCGATCCTGTTCCTCGCGGCCATCGCGATGATCTACGGCGCCCTCGGCACCGTGAACATCGTGCAGATCGCCGAGCGCATGACGCAGCTGCCGCAGGAGACGCAGTTCGTGCTGCACGTCCTGCTGCTCGTGGCCTTCAGCATCAAGGCCGCGATCTTCCCGCTGTCGTTCTGGCTGCCCGACTCGTACCCGACGGCGCCCGCCCCGGTCACGGCGGTGTTCGCGGGTCTGCTGACGAAGGTCGGCGTCTACGCGATCATCCGCACCGAGACGGCGATGTTCCTCGACAACAACGTCAACTTCGCGCTCATGATCGCGGCGCTCGCCACGATGATCGTCGGCGTGCTCGGTGCGGTCGCGCAGGCCGAACTCAAGCGCATCCTGTCGTTCACGCTCGTGAGCCACATCGGCTACATGATCTTCGGGCTCGCGATCGCGACGCCCGCTGCGATCGGCGCGACGATCTACTACATGGTCCACCACATCGTGGTGCAGACGACGCTGTTCCTCGCCGTCGGTCTCGTCGAGCGCAAAGCCGGCAGCACCTCGATCCTGCGGGTCAAGGGCCTCATGCGCGGGGCGCCCCTGATCGCGGTGCTCTACTTCGTGCCGGCGGTCAACCTCGGCGGCCTCCCGCCGTTCTCCGGCTTCATCGGCAAGTTCGCGCTGTTCGACGCGGCGGCCCAGGTGGGCACGCCGATCATGATCGTGCTGATCGTCGGCGGCATCCTCACCTCCCTGCTCACGCTCTACGCGCTCATGCGCGCGTGGAACCTCTCGTTCTGGCGGGAAGAGGACGACTCGGCCGAGACCGAGGCGCGCATCTCGTACCTCGGCGACGCCCCCGCCGCGGGGGTGCAGACCGAGAAGCGCGTGATCCCGCGTATCATGACCGCCGCCACCGCGGGCATGGTGGGGGCCACGATCGCGCTCACCGTGTTCGCCGGGCCGCTCTACGACATCTGCACCCGCATCGGCGGAGCCCTGCTCGAACCCGTCACCCTGCAGCAGCTCCAGCAGGAGCATGAAGACAGCACCGGCGGCGACGACAAGGCGGTGACCCCGTGA
- a CDS encoding LacI family DNA-binding transcriptional regulator — protein MGTRATIADVARKAGVSPSTASVVFSGKTPVSDATRRKVEDAAAELGYTGPDPRAASLRTGRSGIVGVVFEEHLGAAFLDPVKTLMMDGLADAVSPLGAGLLLLRDHEPSGRGATLTTAPIDAAVLVGCSGRLRESLDAVLGRGIPVVVMEGDAGADVPRIDLDNVEAQRQAASHVRTLGHSAVVILTLPHRADGPAGWVEGAADDEITVDVTRDRLRGAREIYPSAPVYAAAASSIDEGVAAGRAILADPAARPTAVIAQSDLLAVGVIRAAEEAGLRVPEDLSVTGFDGIEIDGLAPYELTTLVQPAADKGRAAGVAVAAMLEGREAASIRFTCVFREGNTTAAAPVETGLAASGAARLSPTP, from the coding sequence ATGGGCACCCGAGCCACGATCGCCGACGTCGCGAGAAAGGCCGGCGTCTCGCCGTCGACGGCCTCCGTCGTCTTCAGCGGCAAGACCCCGGTCTCCGATGCGACGCGTCGGAAAGTGGAGGATGCCGCGGCTGAACTGGGCTACACCGGCCCCGACCCGCGTGCGGCGTCGCTGCGCACCGGGCGCTCGGGCATCGTCGGGGTGGTCTTCGAAGAGCACCTCGGCGCCGCGTTCCTCGATCCGGTGAAGACCCTCATGATGGACGGCCTCGCCGACGCCGTCTCGCCCCTGGGCGCAGGACTCCTCCTGCTGCGCGACCACGAGCCCTCGGGCCGCGGCGCCACCCTCACGACTGCCCCGATCGATGCCGCCGTGCTCGTCGGGTGCAGCGGGCGCCTCCGCGAATCCCTCGACGCGGTGCTGGGGCGCGGCATCCCGGTGGTCGTGATGGAGGGGGATGCCGGCGCCGACGTGCCGCGCATCGATCTCGACAACGTCGAGGCGCAGCGACAGGCGGCCAGCCACGTGCGCACGCTCGGACATTCCGCTGTCGTCATCCTCACGCTGCCTCACCGTGCCGACGGGCCCGCGGGCTGGGTCGAGGGCGCCGCCGACGACGAGATCACCGTCGACGTCACGCGCGACCGCCTGCGCGGGGCCCGCGAGATCTACCCGTCGGCGCCCGTGTACGCTGCGGCGGCGAGCTCGATCGACGAGGGTGTCGCCGCCGGCCGCGCGATCCTCGCCGATCCCGCCGCTCGCCCTACCGCCGTCATCGCACAGAGCGACCTCCTCGCCGTGGGAGTGATCCGCGCGGCGGAGGAGGCGGGGCTGCGCGTGCCCGAAGACCTCAGCGTCACCGGCTTCGACGGCATCGAGATCGACGGCCTCGCTCCGTACGAGCTCACCACGCTCGTCCAGCCCGCCGCCGACAAGGGGCGCGCCGCCGGCGTGGCGGTGGCCGCGATGCTCGAGGGCCGGGAAGCGGCATCCATCCGGTTCACGTGCGTGTTCCGCGAAGGCAACACCACCGCGGCAGCGCCGGTCGAGACGGGCCTCGCCGCGTCGGGGGCCGCTAGACTGTCGCCGACACCCTGA